The following DNA comes from Fretibacterium sp. OH1220_COT-178.
GGGAACGATGTTGAGTTCCCGCATCAGCCGAATGGACTCGGAGATCTCGTGAGCGCGACGCTCCGAATGGATGGCATCGGCACTGCTCATCCGAAGGGCTGTCTTTTCGAAGGGAGTATTATCCAAGGTAGAGGCAAGTGAGTCCAGAATCAGTGTCTCCACTCCGCAACGGCGGGCAAACAAAAATGTCTCTACAAAAAGGGCTTCCAGTCCTTTCATAAAAACGCTGCGTACAAGTTTTGTACTGGTTGCCGTCCCGGCCTCTCCTTCGAGCCGCTCCGCCTTGCCGCCGTGCTGGTTTAGAAAATCACACCAAATCTCCGCTCCGTCGCCGCAGACCAGCATGGGAACCTTATGGGCAAAAATTGGAAGAGGCCCCATCATCGCCGCATCGGCGAAACGGACTCCTTTTGCTTGAAAGGAACGTTCAAGCTCCAACTTCGTTCCGGGACCGGCTGTACTGACGTCGACATAACATTGGTTTGGATGGAGGTGGGACAGAGCGTCAAGTCCAGCTTCGCGTGCAAAATTTGCGGGAATGGCAGCCACTATCAGGTCGGAGGACTGCGCTAAAGAAGCGACGGAGTTGCATGCTGTTGCCGAAGCCTCTTCCATGCGTCGGCGTACGGTGTCCCCATAAGTCCCTTTTTGATCCAAGGCAACGTCGTAGGCGAAGAATTTTAGGTTGCCTTCTTGAGCCAAACCGCGAGCCATATAAAAAGCGGCCTCGCCGAATCCTAAAAAGCCCAGTCGCGAAAGGGGCATGGACTCACTCCACGAATGCGGGAAGAAATTCCTTTTCGAGTTCGCGAAAGTTTGGGACGCCCACGATATCCTTGAACTCGGCAAAACTGACGACGAGATCCGTGCGGTTCGCTGCCAGCTTGCCGCCCTTGATTGCCTCAAGGTAATTCATCACCCCGCGCGCAGCGGCAAAGGTGGTCCCGGTCGGTACACTAACGCGAGCGACTCCCATCGATGCCAGATCGTCCAGGGAGAGCAAGGGTGTTTTCCCCCCCTCGACCAAGTCAAAGAGGTTGATGCTGACCAGACACTGAATCTCTTTTGTAGCTCGCGCTATCTCCTCGCGGTCTCGAGGTGCCTCGACGAAGATCATGTCGGCCCCAGCTTCCGCATAGGCGTTGGCCCGCCGAATCGCTTCGTCGATCCCGGCAACTCCGATAGCATCGGTGCGTGCATTGATGATGAAATCTGGATCCAGCGAGTCACGAACCTTTTTGCAAGCCTTGATCTTGAGGACCATCTCCTCCAGAGGAATGATCGTCTTTCCTTCAATGTGCCCGCAGCGTTTGGGGAAGACCTGGTCCTCGATGTTCATGCCTGCGGCACCGATCCGGATGATCTGTTCCGTGACCCTCATGGCGTTGATGGCATTGCCAAATCCGGTATCGGCATCCGCCATAACAGGAATGGCGACGGATTGCACGATATTTTGGGTCAGATGCAGCATTTCCGTATAGCTCAGAAAAGCCATATCTGGCAAGCCAAGCAAGGTTGCCGCCAAACCGAAACCGCTCACTTGGATAACTTCGAACCCTGCTCTCTCAATAAGTATGGCGGAAAGGACATCGTGGCATCCGATTGCGGGGACGGCCCTTCTCTGGTTCAGGAGCATGCGTAAGTGTGTTGTATTTTTCATGAGCCCTCCTTGTTTCCAAAATATGGAAATAAATGTTATAATATGGTTATTATACGCGCGCAATTTTTATTCTGTCAACTTCAGGCTCATGGTTTTATAGGGCAGGGTGAATTGGAGACAAGCAGAGTTCTTGTCTATAAGGGGTTGCTTGCCGATTGGGTAGGCGCCTGGAAAAAAGGTGTCCGAAATGAAAAAAGAAGATGGGACCTCTTCGTTAAGAAAGGCCATACGTGTTTTGAAGTGTTTTTCTGAGGACAAGCAAAGGCTTTCAATGACAGAGATAGCCCAGGGTCTTGGTTTGCCTGCGGGAACGGCTTCACGTATTCTGAACGCGTTGGTCGAAGAAAATTTTCTGGAGCGCAACGAGCGAACAAAGCTTTATCAACTCGGGGTGTATTGTCTACGTATGGGCAAAATAGCTGAGGCATCCGATGCTTTGAGGGTGATGGCCTTGCCTTTTATGGAGAGACTACGTGATCGATTCAACGAGACGGTCAATATGTACATACGAAAAGGGAAATTGCGTGTCTGTTACGCTCAATGCGAGACAACCTCTCCATTGAAAAGGTCGGTTCCTTTGGGCTCGGTCTTTTCCCTGGCGGCAGGGGCGGCAGGGCGCTGTCTGCTTGCTTGGGCTTCCTCGGATTTCATTTTCGAGGTCATCGAAGAACTGCAACCTTTTACAGAAAATACAATAATGGAGCGGAAAAGAATCATGGAGGCTTTGGAGGAAACAAGACGTAACCTCTACTCCGTCAGCTATGCGGAACGGGAGCGTGGAGTGGTGGCAGTTGCAGTCCCCATATTTGGCTCTCCCGGAGTACCTTGCGCCAGTATCAGTATTGCTGGTCCGGATGTTCGTTTTACGCCAGAAACAGTTGCTGATATGATTCATGCTCTGAAGACGGTGTCTTTTGAGCTGTCAAATATTTTGTGCGGCACATGAGGGAATGTGCCAAGGGCTGCGTTAGGATTGTTTTTAAGGCCATTTGATTTGAGACACAAGATTCGAAATATATTGTATTTTGTCAATATCCTGATAACGAAAACAAGGACGACGATCCTGTTCACGGGCGGTGGAGTTTTCCTTGGTGAGATCTTCGGGGACGCAAGAGGGGCTGGGGCTGCGGAACCCGCACAATATGGCAACTGCGGGAGATGGCCTAGGAAGTTCGGAGAGTATTTCCGCAGAGAATGCAGGGATCTTGATATCCCAAGTCAAATGAAGGGGATGGAATTTCAGCGCCTTGTCTGGAACACGCTTTAGACATCCCCTACCCCCAATCTTTCCTAGAGGACTGGCTGCGCTTTCCCGGAACTACGTTTTTCTTCTCGGCAGAAACGCCGTCATGAGAACCATTACCATCACGCCGACTCCCGCGTCGCCCCTAGATGGTGTCGTCAGGAGATGTTAAAAGGTTTAGAATATCCTCCAGCAGAATCATTCAGTCAGGGGGAAGTCACTATGGACCAAGGGCACAGAAGGCACGACATTTCGGACAGGGTCTGGGGGTTGCTGGAACCTCTTCTTCCGGGTCGTAAGGGTTCCTGGGGCGGGA
Coding sequences within:
- a CDS encoding isocitrate lyase/PEP mutase family protein, translated to MLLNQRRAVPAIGCHDVLSAILIERAGFEVIQVSGFGLAATLLGLPDMAFLSYTEMLHLTQNIVQSVAIPVMADADTGFGNAINAMRVTEQIIRIGAAGMNIEDQVFPKRCGHIEGKTIIPLEEMVLKIKACKKVRDSLDPDFIINARTDAIGVAGIDEAIRRANAYAEAGADMIFVEAPRDREEIARATKEIQCLVSINLFDLVEGGKTPLLSLDDLASMGVARVSVPTGTTFAAARGVMNYLEAIKGGKLAANRTDLVVSFAEFKDIVGVPNFRELEKEFLPAFVE
- a CDS encoding NAD(P)-dependent oxidoreductase, giving the protein MPLSRLGFLGFGEAAFYMARGLAQEGNLKFFAYDVALDQKGTYGDTVRRRMEEASATACNSVASLAQSSDLIVAAIPANFAREAGLDALSHLHPNQCYVDVSTAGPGTKLELERSFQAKGVRFADAAMMGPLPIFAHKVPMLVCGDGAEIWCDFLNQHGGKAERLEGEAGTATSTKLVRSVFMKGLEALFVETFLFARRCGVETLILDSLASTLDNTPFEKTALRMSSADAIHSERRAHEISESIRLMRELNIVPIMADATRSRLERSAATGLRAELNGVPPESFEALYELWEEKALS
- a CDS encoding IclR family transcriptional regulator translates to MKKEDGTSSLRKAIRVLKCFSEDKQRLSMTEIAQGLGLPAGTASRILNALVEENFLERNERTKLYQLGVYCLRMGKIAEASDALRVMALPFMERLRDRFNETVNMYIRKGKLRVCYAQCETTSPLKRSVPLGSVFSLAAGAAGRCLLAWASSDFIFEVIEELQPFTENTIMERKRIMEALEETRRNLYSVSYAERERGVVAVAVPIFGSPGVPCASISIAGPDVRFTPETVADMIHALKTVSFELSNILCGT